A single window of Metallosphaera hakonensis JCM 8857 = DSM 7519 DNA harbors:
- a CDS encoding 4-hydroxybenzoate octaprenyltransferase — protein sequence MSWDPGGATASQSKLYVYLKFLRMEQTFFSLPMAYLGALVAIRGIPSPSVLLLIFSALFFLRIAGMTNDNLADKEIDSRNPRTKTRPLVTGAITTKEAKILIAIGLAGFFISAYLVNIWAFILSPIVALVTMTYPYMKRFTAFANYQIATVQGLAVFSGAVASLGVSASSLTQVLGSVPWLFVIATILWAVGFDLYNHIPDADFDRKMGLHSFAVVLGNRALTFAGLNQLFSVILDLSADFVYNLGPISYVSTILHGAIMAYAFYLASRNQFGKAFYYNIYSSVVLGVGIDLDILLGIPFM from the coding sequence GTGTCTTGGGATCCTGGAGGAGCAACAGCAAGCCAGAGTAAGCTCTACGTTTACCTAAAGTTCCTTAGAATGGAACAAACTTTCTTTAGTTTACCTATGGCCTATCTTGGGGCCCTAGTAGCCATAAGAGGTATTCCGTCACCAAGTGTTCTTCTCCTTATATTCTCGGCGTTATTTTTCCTCAGAATCGCAGGGATGACCAACGATAACTTAGCCGATAAGGAAATTGACTCTCGAAATCCTAGGACAAAGACTAGGCCTCTTGTAACTGGAGCGATTACCACCAAGGAAGCTAAAATCCTTATCGCCATAGGATTGGCAGGATTCTTTATCTCAGCTTATCTGGTTAACATATGGGCATTCATCCTTTCACCAATAGTGGCACTAGTGACTATGACATACCCTTATATGAAGCGTTTCACAGCGTTTGCAAACTATCAGATAGCAACGGTTCAGGGATTAGCGGTGTTCAGCGGAGCTGTGGCTAGCCTGGGAGTAAGTGCATCATCTCTTACGCAAGTTCTAGGATCTGTTCCCTGGTTATTTGTAATTGCCACAATACTTTGGGCGGTAGGATTCGATCTGTATAACCACATTCCAGACGCTGATTTTGATAGAAAGATGGGGTTGCACAGTTTCGCAGTTGTTCTAGGAAACAGAGCCCTAACATTTGCCGGACTAAATCAACTTTTCTCAGTAATACTTGATTTGAGTGCTGATTTTGTATATAACTTAGGGCCCATTTCCTATGTTTCCACAATACTACATGGAGCTATTATGGCATATGCGTTTTATCTAGCTTCTAGAAATCAATTTGGTAAGGCTTTCTACTACAATATTTACTCATCTGTAGTCCTTGGAGTTGGTATAGATCTTGATATACTATTGGGCATACCTTTCATGTAA
- the cimA gene encoding citramalate synthase — MAKKSIEILDTTLRDGAQAASVSFTLRDKVKVALLLDGLGVDYIEGGWPGSNPKDYEFFREIKNYHLKNSKIAAFGSTRRKDVKPDKDSSLSSILEADVEVAVLFGKTWTLHVKEILRTTLEDNLAIIADSIQFLRDHGLEVIFDAEHFYQGFKEDPEYALQVVKVAGDAGARVVTLADTNGGTLPHEILEITKYVHERSKVKLGVHMHNDSGTAVANSLMGVVGGARHVQGTINGIGERTGNADLVQIIPSLALKMGYNVLKESDGLRKLRNVSASVYELSGLHPNPFQPYVGDNAFTHKAGVHADAVMKNTRAYEHIDPSLIGNARKVVISELAGTSNLVNYLERIGLKVEKKEEKLKHALKLIKELESRGYSFDLAPESALLIVLRELGIYEKFIDLKYWKVINENGLALAVVKVNSRVEAAEGSGPVHAVDIALRRCLIKDFPELERVKLTDYRVILPGVIKNTESVVRVTIEFNDGEKNWRTEGVSTSVIEASIMALVDGLDYYLQVNKKLKPLIAND, encoded by the coding sequence GTGGCCAAGAAATCCATAGAGATTCTAGATACAACCCTTAGGGACGGAGCTCAAGCTGCATCTGTCTCATTTACCCTAAGGGATAAAGTCAAGGTAGCGTTACTTCTAGACGGGCTAGGAGTAGATTACATAGAAGGAGGGTGGCCTGGCTCAAATCCAAAAGACTACGAATTCTTCCGTGAAATAAAGAACTATCATCTCAAGAACTCTAAGATCGCTGCATTTGGTAGCACAAGAAGAAAAGACGTCAAACCAGATAAGGACTCAAGTCTATCCTCTATCTTGGAGGCTGATGTAGAAGTTGCAGTTCTTTTTGGCAAAACTTGGACCCTTCACGTCAAAGAGATATTGAGAACTACATTGGAGGATAACCTCGCAATAATTGCCGATAGTATTCAATTCCTAAGGGACCATGGATTAGAAGTAATATTCGATGCGGAGCACTTCTATCAAGGATTCAAGGAAGATCCAGAATACGCATTACAAGTGGTAAAGGTTGCTGGTGACGCTGGAGCCAGGGTGGTAACATTGGCCGACACTAATGGTGGTACTTTGCCCCACGAGATATTAGAGATCACCAAATACGTGCACGAGAGAAGTAAAGTGAAGCTAGGCGTTCATATGCATAACGATTCGGGTACTGCGGTTGCAAACTCATTAATGGGAGTAGTGGGTGGCGCAAGACATGTTCAAGGGACAATTAATGGTATAGGTGAAAGGACTGGAAATGCGGACCTTGTTCAGATCATACCGAGTCTGGCCCTAAAAATGGGATATAATGTGTTAAAAGAAAGTGATGGATTAAGGAAACTTAGAAACGTCTCAGCTAGTGTTTACGAACTTTCAGGATTACATCCTAATCCCTTCCAGCCGTACGTCGGGGATAATGCGTTTACCCATAAGGCTGGCGTTCATGCCGACGCTGTTATGAAAAATACAAGAGCCTATGAACACATCGATCCTTCATTGATCGGAAATGCCAGGAAAGTCGTGATCTCTGAGCTTGCTGGAACATCTAACCTAGTGAACTACTTGGAGAGGATAGGCCTTAAAGTAGAAAAGAAAGAGGAGAAATTGAAACATGCATTAAAGTTAATCAAGGAACTGGAGTCGCGTGGATATAGCTTCGATCTAGCCCCAGAATCTGCGCTCCTCATAGTGCTAAGGGAACTGGGAATTTATGAGAAATTTATCGACCTAAAATACTGGAAAGTGATTAATGAGAACGGGTTAGCATTGGCTGTGGTAAAGGTAAATTCGAGGGTCGAGGCAGCGGAGGGCTCTGGCCCAGTGCATGCAGTTGATATTGCCCTTAGGAGATGTCTTATCAAGGACTTTCCTGAACTTGAGAGAGTAAAACTCACCGACTATAGAGTGATATTGCCCGGAGTCATAAAGAACACTGAGAGCGTGGTTAGGGTTACCATAGAGTTCAATGATGGAGAGAAGAACTGGCGGACTGAGGGTGTTTCGACTAGCGTGATAGAGGCGTCCATAATGGCCCTAGTAGATGGTCTAGACTATTATCTACAGGTTAATAAGAAATTAAAGCCACTAATTGCCAATGATTAG
- a CDS encoding ABC transporter substrate-binding protein, protein MKKKIFNDVLDDFVEIEFPPKRIVSLDPAATETLFLIGAGGLVVGTDAFSYRPPEAKNLLKLGSYTHVKYELLEKLKPEIIFTTQGAQKRLTSELIDKGYPVYSLRVATSIGEILNNILIVGNAVGYQLASRQLHSELLKIINKIPTPQLRPSVYIELDLGGPISPGFPTHISDGVWLAGGRNIFDNLVEAYVEPDPKSVKEAEPDIVIYEPKRESPDELQRFIRSLERRGLTELLSATIYVTKGDFLAHQGPSFITESLTWLNKTISSWIQSKK, encoded by the coding sequence ATGAAAAAGAAAATATTTAATGATGTCCTAGATGATTTTGTCGAGATTGAGTTCCCGCCCAAGAGAATTGTGAGTCTAGATCCTGCTGCCACTGAAACCCTATTTCTAATTGGTGCAGGTGGACTTGTGGTTGGAACTGATGCGTTCAGTTACAGACCTCCCGAGGCTAAGAACCTATTAAAGCTAGGCAGTTACACTCACGTAAAGTATGAATTATTAGAGAAACTCAAGCCCGAAATCATTTTCACTACTCAAGGAGCGCAAAAACGTTTGACTTCAGAGCTGATTGATAAAGGATATCCGGTGTATTCGTTAAGGGTAGCCACATCTATTGGGGAAATACTAAACAACATATTGATTGTGGGAAACGCCGTTGGATATCAATTAGCTTCAAGACAGCTTCATTCTGAGCTTTTGAAAATCATAAATAAAATCCCGACCCCTCAACTTAGACCATCAGTTTACATCGAACTGGATTTGGGAGGTCCTATCTCTCCGGGATTTCCAACGCATATAAGCGATGGGGTGTGGCTAGCTGGAGGGAGAAACATTTTCGATAACCTAGTTGAGGCCTATGTTGAGCCTGATCCTAAGAGCGTAAAAGAAGCAGAACCTGATATAGTTATTTATGAACCCAAGAGGGAAAGCCCAGATGAACTTCAACGTTTCATAAGATCGCTAGAAAGAAGAGGGCTTACTGAATTGTTAAGTGCAACGATATACGTAACTAAGGGTGACTTCTTAGCCCATCAAGGTCCCAGTTTCATTACAGAGTCACTAACCTGGCTAAACAAAACTATTTCCTCCTGGATACAATCCAAGAAATAA
- a CDS encoding SAM-dependent methyltransferase encodes MIKVVGIGAGGKTITLRAIEEISNAQILIGYSRYIDMIREYIGDNTQIIESQVDEVELRVKQALFNRDMRTVIISSGDPMVFGMGSRLYRYADEIVPGITAISLAASSLKIPLDDYSIINASTFSNDLKEVLLKLEKSLEARFTVGIYNINPINRKNDALAIEKLIKEKATAWNYYIVRNAMKNNEFIFSGIVKDLDITQVSMDSILILKRWIK; translated from the coding sequence ATGATAAAGGTCGTGGGAATTGGTGCAGGAGGAAAAACTATTACCTTGAGGGCAATTGAGGAGATCAGCAATGCACAGATACTAATCGGATATTCTAGGTATATTGATATGATAAGGGAATATATTGGGGATAATACACAAATAATAGAAAGCCAAGTAGACGAAGTTGAACTCCGAGTCAAACAAGCCCTTTTTAATAGAGACATGAGAACAGTGATAATTAGTTCTGGAGATCCTATGGTTTTCGGGATGGGATCTAGACTATATCGATACGCAGATGAAATCGTGCCCGGAATCACCGCGATTAGCCTCGCCGCAAGTTCATTGAAAATTCCATTAGATGACTACTCTATTATAAATGCTAGTACTTTCTCCAACGACCTGAAGGAAGTACTACTCAAACTAGAGAAATCACTAGAAGCTAGGTTTACCGTGGGGATATATAACATAAACCCAATAAATAGGAAAAACGACGCACTCGCTATTGAAAAACTTATTAAGGAAAAGGCAACCGCCTGGAATTACTATATTGTCCGCAATGCAATGAAGAATAACGAATTCATATTTTCAGGCATAGTTAAAGACCTAGACATTACGCAAGTCTCAATGGACTCGATTTTGATTCTAAAGAGATGGATAAAATGA